The DNA segment AACGTGAAAAATGCTGTGGTGTTGCATTAATTGCGAATGGTTTTGTTAAACAAGCTAAAAAACAAGCCGCGGTAAACCTTGAATCTCTGACAGAAAAAATTGTTGAAAACAATATTCCTGTCGTTGCAACATCATCAACCTGTACTTTCACTATTCGTGATGAGTATGAACATATCCTTGATGTTGATACATCCAAAGTACGTGAAAATATTGAATTAGCGACACGTTATATTTATCGTTTATTAGAAGAAGGTCGTGAATTACCACTGAAACACACTCCGTTAAAAGTGGCATATCACACACCTTGTCATATGGAAAAAATGGGATGGACTGCGTATTCCATTGATTTAATTAAGCGTATCCCAGGTGTTGAGGTTATTGTTTTAGATTCTCAATGCTGTGGTATTGCCGGAACTTACGGTTTTAAATCTGAAAACTACGATGTTGCTCAAGGCATTGGTGCGGGTTTATTCCGCCAAATTGAAGAGAGCGGCTGTGATTTGGTAATTACAGACTGTGAAACCTGTAAATGGCAAATTGAGATGTCAACGACGAAAAAATGTGAACACCCCATTAGTTTATTGGCAAGAGCATTATAAGTATTGCCTATTAGATAATAAAAAAGTAATTGATTACTAAGATAACAAGCAGCTAGGGAATAAAAGAGGATCTTTTATTCCCTTTTTTTATTTTTAGTAAAACAGATGTGAAATATAAAAGAATAAGGAAATTAAATAACCTGATACAGGGAAATTCAGGTCATTTAAATATGCTTATTTTTAATGTGAAATATAGGTGTTTTGATAAAGCCAAATATTCTGGACTTTTTTTAGCGTTATATTTTGTCCGTCAGTCAGCGAGAGCGCTTGATTTCCCGCTTCATTAATAATTGGAATATCTAGTGCATTCGCTAATACGGTTGTATTAGACAGAGGATTACCGTGACTTAATAAAATTCCTTTGATCTTATTGGTATCAAGGGTCATTAATGTGGAGGGATGAAGCTGTTTTGTTACCAGAATTGCGTTTGTATAAGGAGGATGCGTGATTGGCGGAGGCGCAGAAGTTAAATAGCGCAGTAATCGAGATAAAATATCATCTAAATCACTTTCACGAGCGCGCATATTATCATCATCCATTTGCGCATAAGTATCTATTAAATCAATAAATGTCTGCTGTAAGGCAAATTCCGCATTACAGTGATGTTTGCTTATCATGCTACATACAGTCAGTTGTAATTCGGTATTTTCTAATAAGAAACGGTGACTAGAAAAAATATGGGCATATTGTTCTCCAATCTTGCGGTACGCTTCTTCGGTTAACCAGTCTATATCCTTTTTGGATCGCTCAATGGCTTTTACGAGACGTTTTTGCTCTTCAAGTAATAAGTGAGAGGATATTTTTTTACGCGAGATCACAAAACGATGATAAGGGTATAGCCAAACAGGTGCGGTGATAATTCTGACAGGTTCGTAATTTGTGTTTTTAGGATGAAGATTTAAATTAGGCAGATTTTCGCCTAATTGCAGTTTTTTAATTGTAATGGTTTTATGCGCTGCTTTTTCAGCTTCTTCAAGTGAAGCACCTAACGCAATACTATTGGCGGCAGCCAAGGTGCCTTCAACAATCGGCGCTGAACTTAACGCGACGTTAGTGGCAACGTCATGCTCAAGATTAGCGATAGCGAGTGCCGCATTTTGTGCTGAATGATAAGTATCGAGTAAAACGAGTACACCTTGTTTGCTGTAACACTTTTTAATTGCTGTGAGTATAGTTTCTGGTGACACTTCATTAGCAAGATCAGAAGGTGTTTGATAATTGGTTGCAATGACAATTTTTACTTGGCGATCTACAGTCTGATTAACAAGCTCTTTAATACCATTGGCGAGCGTAAGACTTTTTGAAACTAATACGATACTGACCATAAATCACCTTTTTTGTAAATGCAAACAGGGAGATAAACACTCCCTGTTTACTCAGGCTTTAATAAAGCCATTCCCGTCCTAATTGATCGGCAGTTAAAATAGCGGCATAAACCTTATCGGAATCAACATCAAATGGCATGTTGTAAATTGTCTCGCCCTCAGCACAACTTAACTCAGCAACTGCCATGATTTTTTCATTTAATTCATCGCCTGTTGCATTGATCCCCAGCTCTTCTAAAGTGACTGGCAGCCCGACTAAAATACAGAAATCAAGGAACTCTTCTAACTCTTCTAATGGACTGTTTTCTAACACTAATTGGACTAATGTACCAAAGGCGACTTTTTCACCATGGTACATATTGTGACACTCTTCTAATGCCGTAAATCCATTATGAATGGCATGAGCTGCCGCAAGCCCCGCGCTTTCAAAACCGATACCACTTAAGAAGGTATTAGCTTCGATAATATTTTCTACCGCAGTGGTACAAACACCTCGGCTTACTGCGAGTTTTGCTTTATAGCCATCTTCTAAAAGGGTGTTATAGCAAAGTTCAGCCAGAGCTAGGGCTGCTAGTGTTGATTTACCCCCTGCCATGGTCTGTTTTTGAGCATGACTACAGGCTCTTGCTTCGAAGTAAGTTGCTAAAGCATCCCCCATTCCTGCCACTAATAAACGAGCTGGTGCAGACGCGATGATATTTGTGTCCATCACGACAACATCAGGGTTTGTTGGGTAGAAAAGGTAGCTATCAAATGCGCCTAATTCTGTATAAATCACAGAAAGTGCGCTTGTTGGCGCATCAGTAGAAGCAATTGTTGGGGAGATGACGACAGGAAGCTGGCATTTATAAGCAACTGCTTTGGCAGTATCAAGTGTTTTACCACCACCAACGCCGATGATCACAAGGGAGGCTTGTGCTTTTGCAAGTTCAGATAACCGATTGATTTCGTTGTGTGTGCATTCACCATTAAACAGTTCAAAGTGCCCATTCACTTCATATTGAGACATACTGTCTTTGACAGTACTGCCGACGAGATCCATAACAAATTTATCAGCAATAATCAGCGCTCTATCGCCAAAAGGTTTTGCGTATTTACCAATATGGTATAACGCATCTGGCCCTTGAATATATTTAGCGGGGGATTGAATAACTTTTAACATAATAGACTCCTACTATTCGCAAAAGAGAGTAAAAAATCCTTATGGTGGGGCTTGTCATCCCAATTGACAGAGAATTCTATGGAGATGAACTTAAATACATTAACAGTTTAATAGATGAATAAAATATTTCATTGTAAATAATTAATCATTTTTATATTAGCATGCAAAAAATATCACAATAATGATATTTAAGTAATATTCTGTACGTTGTTTGACTAATCATGCTAATTAATTACTATAAGAAATATTTACATAAAATAATAAATTATTTCATTTAGAATAAAGCTTCATAAAATTGACTTATGAAGCTTTATTATTTGAATTATGACATTTATACCATTATTTTTTTGCGAGGTGAGACAGATTATGAGCGAATTTCAGCATAATCTTGTTTTTCATTTTCTTGTGCGAAAAAGTGACGCAAAATAAAATTCAGCAAAACACCATATGCAGGCAAGAAGAACAGCATACAAATGGTCAATTTAAACACGTAGTCAACCAATGCAATTTCAACCCAATTCTCCGCCATAAATGCGTCAGTACTACGATAAAATGCAATAAAGAAGAAGGCGAGAGTATCGAGTAAATTCCCAAAGAACATCGCTGCACTTGGTGCTACCCACCATTTTTGTTGTTGTCTTAAACGGTTAAAGACAGACACATCCATGATTTGACCTAACACATAAGCCATAAAGCTTGCTGTCGCAATTCTTGCCACCATGATATTAAAATCAGCTAATGAGGCAAAACCTTGCCAACTTCCTTGGAAAAAGAGCGTTGAGATCAGGTAAGAAATCGCTAATGCAGGGATCATGACGGCAGTAATAATGCGTCGAGCCAAAGGCGCACCATAAATACGAACCGTTAAGTCTGTTGCCAGAAAAATAAACGGAAAAGTAAAGGCACCCCAAGTGGTATGGAAACCAAAAATGGAAATAGGCAATTGCACAAGATAGTTACTAGAAGTAATTATCAGGATATGGAACAAAGAAAGCCATAACAGCGCCACCGCTTTTTGGCGGGGAGTAAACGTATACATAAATTGTACCTTTTTAGTGATTGGGGTGAGGGAACCCAATAAAACAGTGATTTCTCTCTTAAATGAGAGGATGCGCATAATACGCCTGTTGCGCAACAAAAGCAAAGGTTAGCAGGTATACCTTTGTGCTTAATGTGCCGTGATGTGAACACAAAAGCGAGATATAATGACGCAATCTGTCAGTGTAAGAAGAATGGTTAATAGAATGAATGCTCAATTTGATGATGCAACTAAAACATTAGATACGCTA comes from the Proteus appendicitidis genome and includes:
- the glpC gene encoding anaerobic glycerol-3-phosphate dehydrogenase subunit GlpC, translated to MSLHDNSFEACIKCTVCTTYCPVAKVNPLYPGPKQAGPDGERLRLKDPMLYDEALKYCTNCKRCEVACPSDVKIGDIISRAKLNYNTKTPKLRDAILSHTDLMGSLSTPMAPIVNTITGLKPVRKILDKALKIDHRRELPKYSFGTFRTWMKKQVEEQARFKDQVAFFHGCYANYNHPQLGKDLVKVFNKMEIGVQLLKREKCCGVALIANGFVKQAKKQAAVNLESLTEKIVENNIPVVATSSTCTFTIRDEYEHILDVDTSKVRENIELATRYIYRLLEEGRELPLKHTPLKVAYHTPCHMEKMGWTAYSIDLIKRIPGVEVIVLDSQCCGIAGTYGFKSENYDVAQGIGAGLFRQIEESGCDLVITDCETCKWQIEMSTTKKCEHPISLLARAL
- a CDS encoding phosphoenolpyruvate-utilizing N-terminal domain-containing protein, whose amino-acid sequence is MVSIVLVSKSLTLANGIKELVNQTVDRQVKIVIATNYQTPSDLANEVSPETILTAIKKCYSKQGVLVLLDTYHSAQNAALAIANLEHDVATNVALSSAPIVEGTLAAANSIALGASLEEAEKAAHKTITIKKLQLGENLPNLNLHPKNTNYEPVRIITAPVWLYPYHRFVISRKKISSHLLLEEQKRLVKAIERSKKDIDWLTEEAYRKIGEQYAHIFSSHRFLLENTELQLTVCSMISKHHCNAEFALQQTFIDLIDTYAQMDDDNMRARESDLDDILSRLLRYLTSAPPPITHPPYTNAILVTKQLHPSTLMTLDTNKIKGILLSHGNPLSNTTVLANALDIPIINEAGNQALSLTDGQNITLKKVQNIWLYQNTYISH
- a CDS encoding glycerol dehydrogenase encodes the protein MLKVIQSPAKYIQGPDALYHIGKYAKPFGDRALIIADKFVMDLVGSTVKDSMSQYEVNGHFELFNGECTHNEINRLSELAKAQASLVIIGVGGGKTLDTAKAVAYKCQLPVVISPTIASTDAPTSALSVIYTELGAFDSYLFYPTNPDVVVMDTNIIASAPARLLVAGMGDALATYFEARACSHAQKQTMAGGKSTLAALALAELCYNTLLEDGYKAKLAVSRGVCTTAVENIIEANTFLSGIGFESAGLAAAHAIHNGFTALEECHNMYHGEKVAFGTLVQLVLENSPLEELEEFLDFCILVGLPVTLEELGINATGDELNEKIMAVAELSCAEGETIYNMPFDVDSDKVYAAILTADQLGREWLY
- a CDS encoding 7-cyano-7-deazaguanine/7-aminomethyl-7-deazaguanine transporter, translated to MYTFTPRQKAVALLWLSLFHILIITSSNYLVQLPISIFGFHTTWGAFTFPFIFLATDLTVRIYGAPLARRIITAVMIPALAISYLISTLFFQGSWQGFASLADFNIMVARIATASFMAYVLGQIMDVSVFNRLRQQQKWWVAPSAAMFFGNLLDTLAFFFIAFYRSTDAFMAENWVEIALVDYVFKLTICMLFFLPAYGVLLNFILRHFFAQENEKQDYAEIRS